TCTTCGAGCGTGCATCCGCCAGCCACTGCGCCAGGGTCGGCGCCTGACGGTCTTTCTCGGAAATGATCGCCGCAATCTGTGGCCAGGCGATGCCGAGCGCCGGATCGTTCCACAGGATACCGCCCTCGCGTCCCGGCCCGTGTTCGCTGCTGCATTCGTAAAGGACGATCGAGTCATTCTCCAGTGCGACGGTGCCATGGGCGAAACCCGGTGGGACCCAGATGACCTTGTGGTTGCGCCCGGTCAGCTCAACCGCCAGGTGATCACCCAAGGTTGGCGAACCCTGGCGCACGTCGACGACGACATCGATGATGGACCCGTGGATGCAGCGCACCAGCTTTCCCATCGGCGGATCCCACTGGAAGTGCAGGCCGCGCACCACGCCGCGATGCGAATAGGTCTGGAT
The nucleotide sequence above comes from Candidatus Binatia bacterium. Encoded proteins:
- the rfbC gene encoding dTDP-4-dehydrorhamnose 3,5-epimerase, producing IQTYSHRGVVRGLHFQWDPPMGKLVRCIHGSIIDVVVDVRQGSPTLGDHLAVELTGRNHKVIWVPPGFAHGTVALENDSIVLYECSSEHGPGREGGILWNDPALGIAWPQIAAIISEKDRQAPTLAQWLADARSKNFRYE